A genome region from Labilibaculum antarcticum includes the following:
- a CDS encoding SO_0444 family Cu/Zn efflux transporter yields MEYINQFFIDFIDILNEMSPYLMLGFLFAGILKVAFPQKFIDKYLGPKNGKSVLYAALLGIPLPLCSCGVIPTGISFYKSGASKGSSVSFLISTPQTGVDSILVTYSLLGLPFAIIRPFIALLTGLFGGLLTNYFDKDEKPIPEISTESCCSSEKESDCGCDEDCNTDSTKKRSPIYTMFKYAFVDFLQDISKWLIIGLLLAAVISVLIPDDFFSSYIGNDFIGMLVILVASIPLYICATSSVPVAAILMMKGISPGAALVFLMAGPATNAATITVLNKVLGKKTMWSYLISIILGALLFGLLIDNVFPREWFTIGPLHDHMGAHEGHWMLPKWLQWGSSISLVLLIINGYFQKYISGKSEPKAVETNTISNEKLVTVNGMSCNHCKNSVEKHIGAIKNVAVAEVNLEQKLLRIKGENISLKIIKKEIESLGFEFGGEVKKD; encoded by the coding sequence ATGGAATATATCAATCAGTTCTTTATCGATTTTATAGATATCTTAAATGAGATGTCCCCTTACCTAATGCTAGGTTTTTTATTTGCAGGAATCTTGAAAGTAGCTTTCCCTCAGAAATTTATCGACAAATATTTAGGTCCAAAAAATGGAAAATCCGTTTTATATGCCGCACTTCTTGGCATTCCTCTCCCCTTGTGCTCTTGCGGAGTTATCCCTACCGGCATTTCATTTTACAAGAGCGGTGCATCCAAGGGATCATCGGTTTCTTTTTTGATTTCAACACCCCAAACTGGTGTCGACTCTATTTTAGTAACTTACTCGCTATTGGGCTTGCCTTTTGCAATTATTCGCCCATTTATAGCCTTACTAACCGGGCTGTTTGGTGGACTGCTCACCAATTATTTTGATAAAGATGAAAAGCCAATACCTGAAATAAGTACAGAATCTTGTTGTTCAAGCGAAAAAGAATCGGACTGTGGATGTGATGAAGATTGTAATACCGATTCGACAAAGAAAAGATCACCAATTTACACCATGTTTAAATATGCTTTTGTAGATTTCCTGCAAGACATTTCGAAGTGGTTGATTATTGGACTTTTATTGGCTGCTGTAATTTCAGTGCTAATTCCTGACGATTTTTTCTCAAGTTATATTGGAAATGATTTTATTGGAATGCTGGTAATTCTTGTCGCATCTATTCCTCTTTACATTTGCGCAACTTCATCGGTTCCCGTAGCAGCCATTTTAATGATGAAAGGTATTTCTCCAGGTGCCGCCTTGGTATTCCTGATGGCGGGTCCGGCGACCAATGCAGCTACCATCACAGTACTAAATAAAGTTCTAGGTAAAAAAACAATGTGGTCTTACTTAATTTCAATTATTTTGGGTGCATTGCTTTTCGGACTATTAATTGATAATGTATTTCCAAGGGAATGGTTCACTATTGGACCTTTGCATGATCACATGGGAGCACATGAAGGACATTGGATGCTTCCTAAATGGCTTCAGTGGGGAAGCAGTATTTCATTAGTTCTACTGATAATTAATGGCTATTTCCAAAAGTATATTTCCGGAAAAAGTGAACCTAAAGCTGTTGAAACCAATACAATTAGTAATGAAAAATTAGTTACTGTAAATGGAATGAGCTGTAATCACTGTAAAAACAGTGTGGAAAAACACATTGGAGCTATAAAAAATGTTGCTGTTGCCGAAGTAAATCTAGAGCAAAAACTTTTACGAATAAAAGGTGAAAACATCAGCTTAAAAATCATTAAAAAAGAAATCGAAAGTCTTGGTTTTGAATTTGGAGGAGAAGTAAAAAAGGATTAA
- a CDS encoding manganese efflux pump MntP, which produces MEFISIIFLALGLSVDSFAASVCSGLAIKKIHFLQAVKIAFFLALFQGGMPIIGWFTGSELKDLIKDYDHWIAFILLAGLGSKMIYESINCKEKDASFNPLKLIVLLGISIATSIDALVVGLSLAIIDVAIWFPAIVIGIITFVVSMLGMLLGKKIGRKMSRKFEIIGGVVLILIGLRILIDHLFFQF; this is translated from the coding sequence ATGGAATTTATTAGTATTATATTTCTCGCACTTGGCTTATCTGTAGATTCCTTTGCTGCTTCGGTTTGCAGTGGATTAGCCATTAAAAAGATTCATTTCCTTCAGGCAGTTAAAATTGCTTTTTTTCTTGCCTTATTTCAAGGAGGAATGCCAATAATAGGCTGGTTTACAGGATCGGAATTAAAAGATTTGATTAAAGATTACGATCATTGGATTGCCTTTATCTTACTGGCAGGTTTAGGAAGTAAAATGATTTACGAAAGTATAAACTGCAAAGAAAAAGATGCATCTTTCAATCCGCTAAAATTAATCGTTTTGTTAGGCATTTCAATAGCTACAAGTATTGATGCTTTAGTGGTAGGATTAAGTCTTGCTATTATTGATGTTGCTATTTGGTTTCCTGCAATTGTAATTGGTATCATAACTTTTGTTGTTTCGATGCTGGGGATGTTGCTAGGTAAAAAAATTGGCAGGAAAATGAGCAGGAAATTCGAAATAATTGGTGGCGTCGTTCTAATTCTTATTGGATTACGAATTCTCATTGATCATCTGTTTTTTCAATTTTAA
- the accC gene encoding acetyl-CoA carboxylase biotin carboxylase subunit: MIKKISKVLVANRGEIALRVMRSCRELGILSVAVYSDVDRTSMHVRYADQAIHIGPATSAESYLNIDKIIDAAKRVKADAIHPGYGFLSENAEFSRRCEKEGIIFIGPTPEVIGTMGDKITARKTMITSGVPVVPGTKENLKDESTILKTVREIGLPVMIKASAGGGGKGMRMIDKEENILEGLRAAKSEAMASFGDDAVYIEKYISSPHHIEFQILGDKHGNVIHLCERECSVQRRHQKVVEETPSPLMTPELRAQMGEHAVAAAKAVNYHGAGTIEFLVDNDHNYYFLEMNTRLQVEHPITERVTGYDLVKQQILIAEGHELKIKQEDVFQFGHAIECRIYAEDTDNNFMPSPGVITHITEPMGLGVRTDGYVYEGYEIPIHYDPMISKLIVWARTREEAIERMRRALYEYKITGVKTSIKYLEKIMDCPDFRNGTYNTHFIQDNEDFLLAPDEAKQSFEDLAIVTAFIDYHRKLKNTQISSNSATHSKWKEFGRRRGMFRASEN, from the coding sequence ATGATCAAGAAGATTTCAAAAGTCCTTGTTGCAAATCGAGGAGAAATTGCTCTGCGTGTCATGCGCTCATGTAGGGAATTGGGAATTCTTTCTGTTGCTGTTTACTCCGATGTGGACCGAACCTCTATGCATGTTCGATATGCGGATCAGGCCATTCACATTGGACCGGCAACATCAGCAGAAAGTTATTTGAATATTGACAAAATTATAGACGCGGCCAAACGTGTAAAAGCAGATGCCATTCATCCGGGTTATGGTTTTTTAAGCGAAAATGCTGAATTCTCCAGACGCTGTGAGAAAGAAGGAATCATTTTCATAGGTCCAACTCCTGAAGTAATTGGGACGATGGGAGACAAAATAACCGCTCGCAAAACCATGATTACAAGCGGTGTACCTGTAGTTCCCGGCACTAAAGAAAACCTTAAGGATGAATCTACAATACTTAAAACAGTTCGTGAAATTGGTTTGCCCGTAATGATTAAAGCCTCGGCTGGTGGTGGCGGAAAAGGAATGCGAATGATCGACAAAGAAGAGAACATTCTGGAAGGACTAAGAGCGGCCAAATCGGAAGCCATGGCCTCCTTTGGTGATGATGCTGTCTATATCGAAAAATACATTTCGTCTCCACATCACATCGAGTTTCAAATCTTAGGTGATAAACACGGGAATGTAATTCATCTCTGCGAAAGAGAATGTTCGGTTCAGCGGCGACATCAGAAAGTTGTAGAGGAAACTCCTTCTCCGCTAATGACCCCTGAATTAAGAGCGCAAATGGGTGAGCATGCAGTTGCTGCTGCAAAGGCTGTTAATTATCACGGTGCTGGCACCATCGAGTTTTTAGTAGACAATGACCACAACTACTACTTCCTCGAAATGAATACCCGATTACAAGTAGAGCATCCTATCACCGAAAGGGTAACCGGATACGATCTTGTGAAACAGCAAATTTTAATTGCTGAAGGTCATGAATTAAAAATAAAGCAAGAAGATGTTTTTCAGTTTGGACATGCAATCGAATGCAGAATTTATGCTGAAGATACCGACAACAATTTCATGCCGAGTCCTGGCGTGATTACCCACATTACCGAACCAATGGGACTTGGTGTTCGAACAGATGGCTACGTTTATGAAGGATATGAAATTCCAATTCACTACGACCCTATGATCTCCAAACTAATTGTTTGGGCAAGAACAAGAGAAGAAGCAATCGAAAGAATGCGCCGAGCTCTATATGAATACAAAATTACCGGTGTAAAAACATCAATCAAATACCTGGAAAAAATCATGGATTGTCCCGACTTTAGAAACGGAACGTATAATACTCACTTTATTCAAGACAACGAAGATTTTCTTCTGGCTCCTGATGAAGCAAAGCAATCTTTTGAAGATCTCGCCATAGTTACTGCCTTTATCGACTATCACCGCAAACTTAAAAACACTCAAATTAGTTCTAACTCAGCAACACACAGTAAGTGGAAAGAATTTGGACGCAGAAGAGGAATGTTTAGAGCAAGTGAAAATTAA
- a CDS encoding acyl-CoA carboxylase subunit beta, with translation MLTLEDKIKKFEELNKAAEAGGGADRIAKHHADGKKTARERIMDLLDPETFTEVDKMVTHRSTDFGMEKNKIPGDGVVCGYGKIDSRLVYVFAQDFTVFGGSLSSANADKIVKITKLAMKMGAPIIGLNDSGGARIQEGVQSLAGYADIFYQNVRGSGVIPQISAIMGPCAGGAVYSPALTDFIMMVKDTSYMFVTGPDVIKTVTHEEVTKEELGGAITHNSKSGVAHFTADNDEQAMMMLRELISFLPSNNMEDPPIKPCTDNIHREDEKLQTMVPVDPNKPYNIKDIIETVVDDHNFFEVMPLYAQNICIGFARLGGKPVGIVANNPAFMAGVLDINSSVKAARFVRFCDAFNIPLITFVDVPGFLPGTAQEFGGIIKHGAKLLYAFAEATVPKITLITRKAYGGAYDVMASKHIGADINYSYPTGEIAVMGAEGAVNIMNKGLTESERAAAIEDYRDKFANPYKAAELGYIDEIIQPKQTRYKLIQALDMCANKSEQNPPKKHGNIPL, from the coding sequence ATGTTGACACTTGAAGACAAAATCAAAAAATTTGAAGAATTAAATAAAGCCGCCGAAGCAGGTGGTGGTGCAGATAGAATTGCCAAACATCACGCTGATGGCAAAAAAACTGCCAGAGAAAGAATCATGGATCTTTTAGATCCCGAAACTTTTACAGAAGTTGATAAGATGGTGACACATCGTTCCACCGATTTTGGCATGGAAAAAAACAAAATACCTGGTGATGGAGTGGTTTGTGGCTACGGTAAAATTGATAGCCGACTGGTATATGTTTTCGCTCAGGACTTCACTGTTTTTGGTGGGTCGTTGAGTAGCGCCAACGCTGATAAAATTGTTAAAATCACAAAACTAGCCATGAAAATGGGAGCTCCCATTATTGGTTTGAATGATTCCGGTGGCGCACGAATTCAGGAAGGTGTGCAGAGTTTAGCTGGTTATGCTGATATTTTCTATCAAAATGTTAGAGGATCAGGTGTAATTCCGCAGATTTCTGCTATTATGGGTCCTTGTGCCGGTGGTGCTGTCTACTCTCCCGCTCTTACTGATTTTATAATGATGGTAAAGGATACAAGCTACATGTTTGTTACCGGACCAGATGTAATAAAAACAGTAACTCACGAGGAAGTTACCAAAGAAGAACTGGGAGGAGCAATAACTCACAATTCTAAAAGTGGTGTTGCTCATTTCACTGCGGATAACGACGAACAAGCCATGATGATGCTTCGTGAACTGATTAGCTTTCTTCCTTCTAATAATATGGAAGATCCGCCAATAAAGCCTTGTACCGATAATATTCATCGTGAAGATGAGAAGCTTCAGACAATGGTTCCTGTTGATCCAAACAAACCATACAATATTAAAGATATTATTGAGACCGTGGTTGATGATCACAACTTTTTTGAAGTAATGCCATTGTATGCTCAAAACATATGCATTGGTTTTGCCAGACTAGGTGGAAAACCGGTAGGAATTGTAGCAAATAATCCAGCGTTTATGGCTGGTGTTTTAGATATCAACAGTTCGGTTAAGGCCGCTAGGTTTGTGCGTTTTTGCGATGCTTTCAATATTCCATTAATCACTTTCGTGGATGTTCCAGGATTTCTGCCAGGTACAGCTCAGGAATTTGGTGGAATTATTAAGCATGGTGCGAAACTATTATATGCTTTTGCAGAAGCTACGGTTCCAAAAATCACTTTGATTACACGTAAAGCATACGGTGGTGCATATGATGTAATGGCTTCGAAACACATTGGAGCGGATATCAATTATTCCTATCCAACGGGCGAAATTGCCGTTATGGGTGCCGAAGGTGCTGTGAATATTATGAACAAAGGACTCACCGAATCGGAAAGAGCAGCTGCCATTGAAGATTACCGTGATAAGTTTGCAAATCCATACAAAGCTGCTGAATTGGGAT
- a CDS encoding FMN-binding protein, with protein sequence MKRLRDIIQLVVILVLMSGTFGAMASSFPKSVQKKIDKEVRKIFTVEDFTMDDIENLNLNTVNGDGLRNLHLSTLKSADKSIGFACFASSKGRNDFFDYMVVFNEKLEIQKVVVLIYRSSYGGEIMAKSWLKQFIGKVKGEEMEFGKDIDGISGATISAPSMAKGVKAVSLLVSELKENGKI encoded by the coding sequence ATGAAAAGATTGAGAGATATTATTCAGCTGGTAGTTATTTTAGTTTTGATGAGTGGAACGTTTGGCGCAATGGCTAGTAGCTTTCCTAAATCCGTACAGAAAAAAATTGATAAAGAAGTTCGAAAAATATTTACTGTTGAAGATTTTACAATGGATGATATTGAAAATCTAAATTTGAATACTGTCAATGGTGACGGGCTAAGAAATTTGCATTTGAGTACACTAAAAAGTGCTGATAAATCAATTGGGTTTGCATGTTTTGCATCATCAAAAGGAAGGAATGATTTTTTCGATTACATGGTTGTTTTTAATGAAAAACTGGAAATTCAAAAAGTTGTAGTCTTAATTTATAGATCTTCCTACGGTGGTGAGATCATGGCTAAATCGTGGTTGAAGCAGTTTATTGGAAAGGTAAAAGGCGAGGAAATGGAATTTGGAAAAGATATTGATGGAATTTCCGGTGCTACAATTTCAGCACCATCAATGGCAAAGGGAGTAAAAGCAGTAAGTTTACTGGTAAGTGAGTTGAAGGAAAATGGGAAAATTTAA
- a CDS encoding biotin/lipoyl-containing protein has protein sequence MAIEIKLGERLAKVELLAEDGNQIKIMVDSKEYDLDMHQVENGVYSVLYKGRSYNVELIETESHKKYSVNTFYHSYDAEIIDAETKYLQARNSGNLEAAESTITSPMPGKVVKIPVELGSEVKKGDTVIIVSAMKMESEYKAMKDGIVKEIFVREEDIIDGNQPLVFID, from the coding sequence ATGGCAATAGAAATAAAATTAGGAGAACGCTTGGCAAAAGTCGAACTTCTTGCCGAAGATGGAAATCAGATCAAAATAATGGTCGATTCCAAGGAATATGATCTGGACATGCATCAGGTTGAAAATGGAGTTTACTCTGTACTGTATAAAGGCCGTTCGTATAATGTGGAATTAATTGAAACCGAATCACATAAAAAGTATTCGGTCAACACTTTCTATCATTCTTATGATGCAGAAATTATTGATGCAGAAACAAAATATCTGCAAGCTAGAAATTCTGGTAATCTGGAAGCTGCAGAGAGTACAATTACTTCACCAATGCCAGGAAAAGTTGTAAAAATTCCCGTTGAATTGGGTAGCGAAGTCAAAAAGGGAGATACCGTAATTATTGTATCAGCCATGAAGATGGAAAGTGAATACAAAGCCATGAAAGATGGTATTGTAAAAGAAATCTTTGTTCGTGAAGAAGATATCATTGACGGAAATCAACCATTAGTGTTTATTGACTAA